In one window of Helianthus annuus cultivar XRQ/B chromosome 17, HanXRQr2.0-SUNRISE, whole genome shotgun sequence DNA:
- the LOC110926447 gene encoding mannan endo-1,4-beta-mannosidase 2 translates to MVKSSKYKMAGGNGLFFPILGFASIVAFMYLSFGDLFSVVNYKNEISLSFVGRNGSNFVVDDKLFYINGWNSYWFMDHAVHDHTRPRIRAMLQAAAKMGLTVCRTWAFNDGDYNALQISPGQFDERVFKALDFVIAEAREVGIRLLLSLVNNLDAYGGKTRYVKWAWSEGVGLSSSNDSFFYDPSIRIYFKNYVKTILTRKNTITGLQYRDDPTIFGWELINEPRCITDPSGDTLQDWIEEMSTFIKKIDNKHLLTVGLEGFYGPKSPKRKTVNPEFWAADMGVDFIRNSAHSAIDFASVHIYPDQWFKNKSLEGKLKFVADWMHSHIEDGERELKKPVMFTEFGLSDLNKGFDPAQRDEFYKIVFDVIYESAKKKGAGGGSFAWQFLVEGMEEFNDDFGIVPWKRASTYSIITRHTCRLAKIHGGVTPITGNLKNICNGRW, encoded by the exons ATGGTCAAATCATCAAAATACAAAATGGCTGGAGGGAATGGTTTGTTCTTTCCAATACTTGGATTTGCATCCATTGTTGCTTTTATGTATTTGTCTTTTGGGGATTTATTCTCTGTTGTAAATTACAAGAATGAGATCAGTTTGAGTTTTGTGGGAAGAAATGGGAGTAACTTtgttgtggatgataagctgtttTACATCAACGGCTGGAATTCATATTGGTTTATGGACCATGCTGTACATGATCACACCCGCCCAAGAATCAGAGCAATGCTTCAAGCTGCTGCAAAAATGGGTTTGACTGTTTGTAGAACTTGGGCTTTTAATGATGGTGATTACAATGCTCTGCAGATTTCCCCTGGTCAGTTTGATGAAAGGGTATTTAAG GCTTTGGATTTCGTGATTGCTGAGGCCCGAGAAGTTGGAATACGGCTCCTACTTAGTTTAGTTAACAACTTGGACGCGTACGGTGGCAAGACGCGATATGTGAAATGGGCTTGGAGTGAAGGCGTCGGCTTGAGCTCATCGAATGATTCCTTCTTTTATGATCCATCAATTCGAATTTATTTCAAGAACTATGTCAAG ACTATCTTAACAAGGAAGAACACAATCACGGGACTCCAGTACAGAGATGACCCCACCATCTTTGGCTGGGAGTTAATTAACGAGCCCCGATGCATCACTGACCCGTCTGGTGACACGTTACAA GACTGGATAGAAGAAATGTCAACCTTTATAAAGAAAATCGACAATAAACATCTATTAACCGTTGGTCTTGAAGGATTTTATGGTCCGAAAAGTCCCAAGAGAAAAACGGTCAATCCAGAATTTTGGGCTGCTGATATGGGAGTGGATTTTATTCGCAACTCTGCACACTCGGCCATTGACTTTGCCTCGGTTCATATTTATCCTGACCAATG gTTTAAAAATAAAAGCCTTGAAGGAAAACTAAAATTTGTCGCGGATTGGATGCATTCTCACATAGAAGACGGGGAACGTGAGCTGAAAAAGCCGGTGATGTTTACTGAATTTGGTTTATCTGATCTAAACAAAGGGTTTGACCCGGCACAGCGCGATGAATTCTACAAAATCGTGTTCGATGTGATATACGAATCCGCAAAGAAAAAGGGGGCCGGGGGCGGGTCGTTTGCGTGGCAGTTCTTGGTagaaggaatggaagaattcAATGATGATTTTGGAATAGTTCCATGGAAGAGGGCTTCAACATACAGCATAATAACAAGACATACATGTAGGTTAGCAAAGATTCATGGTGGGGTTACACCAATAACAGGAAATTTGAAGAATATTTGTAATGGTAGATGGTGA
- the LOC110926300 gene encoding putative ubiquitin-conjugating enzyme E2 38, with amino-acid sequence MEVEIDIKDTDDSIANKTTHDQDVVKPANVSDHGDENEEEEDFDDDDGMVEFDDDEDGDYYMSENSKEDDEAHYLSMQAQFDNVDLPPGVEASFSWLSDPQPVTSAKPINPPVETHDHEIPNIPFCTSNDVASSSSSVLPNVISTSGAENEDKTKDEVKQKFENFKSFDIVDDFSDHHFNNAGFQGQQPPKTWTKKIQDEWKILEKDLPDTIFVRVYESRMDLLRAVIVGPAGTPYHDGLFVFDVHFPPTYPDTPPMVYYYSGGLRLNPNLYDDGKVCLSLLNTWTGHGSEKWMPNNSTMLQVLVSIQALILNDKPFFNEPGYDDMYPGVAGDEKSKSYNEDMFILSLKTMIYTLRRPPKYFEELVVGHFCSRAHVILSACRAYMDGVEVGSTIDGEHPVDKSGSKAFKAAVGRMINGLVSSFSRSGATDCDQYRVEN; translated from the exons ATGGAAGTTGAAATCGACATAAAGGACACCGATGATTCAATCGCAAACAAAACCACACACGATCAG GATGTTGTGAAGCCTGCTAATGTGTCAGACCATGGTGacgaaaatgaagaagaagaagattttgatgacgatgacGGAATGGttgaatttgatgatgatgaagacggTGATTACTATATGTCCGAAAACTCCAAAGAAGACGACGAAGCACATTATCTGAGCATGCAAGCTCAGTTTGATAACGTTGATCTGCCACCCGGAGTCGAAGCATCTTTTTCGTGGTTAAGTGATCCTCAACCCGTCACAAGTGCTAAACCAATCAATCCTCCTGTCGAAACCCATGATCATGAAATTCCAAATATCCCCTTTTGCACAAGCAACGACGTTGCATCAAGCAGTTCATCCGTTCTTCCAAACGTAATATCAACTTCTGGAGCTGAAAATGAAGATAAAACGAAAGATGAAgtgaagcaaaagtttgaaaacttcaAGTCGTTCGATATTGTTGATGATTTTTCTGATCATCACTTTAATAATGCTGGTTTTCAAGGCCAACAG CCACCTAAGACATGGACAAAGAAAATTCAAGACGAGTGGAAAATACTAGAGAAGGATTTACCAG ATACTATATTTGTGAGGGTATATGAATCAAGAATGGATCTTTTGAGGGCTGTGATCGTAGGACCCGCAGGCACCCCGTATCACGATGGTCTTTTTGTGTTTGATGTTCACTTTCCTCCTACCTACCCAGACACCCCCCCG ATGGTTTACTATTACTCTGGTGGGCTCCGGCTAAACCCGAACTTGTACGACGATGGGAAAGTATGCCTTAGCCTTCTCAACACCTGGACCGGTCACGGGAGTGAGAAATGGATGCCGAATAACTCAACTATGCTTCAAGTTTTGGTGTCGATTCAGGCCCTGATTTTGAACGATAAACCCTTCTTTAATGAGCCGGGATATGATGATATGTATCCTGGAGTTGCGGGTGACGAGAAATCCAAGAGTTACAATGAAGATATGTTCATTTTATCGTTGAAAACAATGATATACACACTTAGGAGACCTCCAAAG TATTTTGAGGAACTTGTTGTCGGGCATTTCTGTAGCCGTGCACATGTGATTTTATCTGCATGTAGGGCTTATATGGACGGTGTTGAAGTGGGTTCAACGATTGATGGTGAACACCCTGTTGACAAAAGCGGGTCAAAGGCGTTTAAGGCAGCTGTGGGTAGGATGATCAACGGTCTGGTCTCGAGCTTTAGTAGATCTGGTGCAACTGATTGTGACCAGTATCGTGTTGAAAACTGA
- the LOC110926299 gene encoding callose synthase 12 — protein sequence MASRQRPPPSGPPHRSPDHRNSTYNIIPIHNLLADHPSLRFPEVRAATAAIRAVGDLRRPPFVPWQPHYDLLDWLGLFFGFQAANVSNQREHLVLHLANAQMRLQPPPDNVDTLDPTVIRRFRRKLLNNYTHWCSFLGRKSNIWISDNRRSTDSRRELLYVALYLLIWGESANLRFIPECICYIFHHMAMELNKILEDYIDENTGMPVLPSISGENAFLEHVVKPIYNTVKAEVENSRNGTAPHSHWRNYDDVNEYFWSRRCFDKLKWPIDTGSSFFWGAVKGKTVGKTGFVEQRSFLNLFRSFDKLWIMLVLFLQAAIVVSWKERYAYPWQALRDKDVQVKVLSVFITWSVLRFVKSVLDGLMQYKLVSRETLWLGVRMVLKVVVSAIWIVIFVVFYVKIWDQRNHDRRWSPAANRRIVTFLEAGFVFLIPEILALSLFFIPWIRNFLENTNWRILYMVTWWFQSRSFVGRGLREGLVDNIKYSLFWIVVLATKFCFSYFMQIKPMIRPTKDLLDLQDVTYEWHEFFGNSNRFAVGLLWAPVVLIYLMDLQIWYSIYSSIVGMGVGLFNHLGEIRNMQQLRLRFQFFASAMQFNLMPEEQMLNQIGTFKSKFKDAIHRLKLRYGFGRPFKKLESNQIEAQKFALVWNEIILTFREEDIVSDREVELLELPENTWNVRVVRWPCLLLCNELLLALGQAKELVDAPDKWLWYKMAKNEYRRCAVIEAYESVKHLLLTIVKLNTPEHSIITTFFQEIDNSIEIEKFTKTFNMLMLPKLHSQLITLVGLLIKPEKNINKVVNTLQALYEVATRDFFKDKRNMDQLKEDGLAPQRPVSGGGLLFENVVELPGSENEIFYRQARRLHMILTSHDAMNNVPVNLEARRRIAFFSNSLFMNMPHAPQVEKMMAFSVLTPYYNEEVVYNKEQLRTENEDGVSTLYYLQTIYADEWKNFLERMKREGMKSDDELWTIKLRDLRLWASYRGQTLARTVRGMMYYYRALKMLAFLDSAAEVDIREGSVELRSMRRGGSDGGGGTMAARGISRANSTVSTLFKGHEYGTALMKYTYVVACQIYGTQKVKKDPHADEILYLMKNNEALRVAYVDEVVVSQSVSEYYSVLVKYDQELGKEVEIYRVKLPGPLKLGEGKPENQNHAMIFTRGDAVQTIDMNQDNYFEEALKMRNLLEEYRSYYGIRKPTILGVRENIFTGSVSSLAWFMSAQETSFVTLGQRVLANPLKIRLHYGHPDVFDRFWFLTRGGISKASRLINLSEDIFAGFNCTLRGGNVTHHEYIQVGKGRDVGLNQVSMFEAKVASGNGEQVLSRDVYRLGHRLDFFRMLSFYYTTVGFFFNTLMISLTVYVFLWGRLYLALSGVESSVAENANTNRALGTILNQQFIVQLGLFTALPMIVENSLELGFLAAIWDFITMQLQLSSVFFTFSLGTRAHYFGRTILHGGAKYRATGRGFVVEHKKFAENYRLYARSHFVKAIELGLILTIYAGYSPVAKGTFTYIALTISSWFLVFSWIMAPFVFNPSGFDWLKTVYDFEDFMDWIWFRGGVFAKSDESWEAWWYEEQDHLRTTGIFGKIFEIILDLRFFFFQYGIVYQLGIAAGSKSIVVYLLSWIYIIVALVIYSIIAYARENYAAKDHIYYRLVQFLVIILGSLIIAAMIQFTEFEFLDLFTSLLAFIPTGWGFLLIAQVFRPVLKNTWIWGTVVSVARLYDILFGVIIMTPVAFLSWMPGFQSMQTRILFNDAFSRGLQIFKILSGKKSKVEKQY from the coding sequence ATGGCCAGCCGGCAGCGTCCGCCGCCGTCCGGACCACCGCACCGGTCACCAGACCACCGTAACTCCACCTACAACATAATCCCCATCCACAACCTTCTAGCAGACCATCCATCCCTCCGTTTTCCCGAAGTACGCGCCGCCACCGCCGCTATACGCGCCGTGGGAGACCTCCGGAGACCACCTTTCGTCCCATGGCAGCCACACTACGACCTCCTGGACTGGCTCGGCTTGTTCTTCGGCTTCCAAGCCGCCAATGTCTCGAACCAGCGCGAACACCTTGTCCTTCACCTCGCCAACGCTCAGATGCGGCTCCAGCCGCCGCCGGACAACGTAGATACCCTAGATCCCACCGTTATCCGCCGTTTCCGACGTAAGCTTCTCAACAACTACACTCACTGGTGCTCCTTCCTCGGCCGTAAATCCAATATCTGGATATCCGATAACCGACGCTCAACCGATAGCCGCCGTGAGCTGCTATACGTAGCTCTGTATCTACTTATTTGGGGTGAGTCTGCTAATCTTCGGTTTATACCTGAATGTATTTGTTACATATTTCATCATATGGCTATGGAGTTGAATAAGATATTAGAGGATTATATTGATGAGAATACCGGTATGCCTGTTTTGCCCTCCATATCGGGGGAGAATGCGTTTTTAGAACATGTTGTTAAGCCGATTTATAATACCGTCAAGGCGGAAGTTGAGAATAGTAGGAATGGAACTGCGCCGCATTCTCACTGGCGGAATTATGATGATGTTAATGAGTATTTTTGGAGTAGGAGGTGTTTCGATAAGCTCAAGTGGCCGATTGATACGGGGAGTAGCTTTTTTTGGGGGGCGGTTAAAGGGAAGACGGTTGGGAAGACGGGGTTTGTTGAGCAGCGGTCGTTTTTGAACTTGTTTAGGAGCTTTGATAAGCTGTGGATTATGTTGGTTTTGTTTTTACAAGCGGCGATTGTTGTGTCGTGGAAGGAACGGTATGCGTATCCGTGGCAGGCCTTAAGGGATAAGGATGTGCAAGTTAAGGTTTTGTCGGTTTTTATTACATGGAGTGTGTTGAGGTTTGTGAAGtcggttcttgatggtttgaTGCAGTATAAGTTGGTTTCTCGGGAGACATTGTGGCTTGGGGTGCGGATGGTGTTGAAGGTGGTTGTTTCCGCGATTTGGATAGTTATTTTTGTGGTGTTTTATGTTAAGATTTGGGATCAAAGAAACCATGATCGCCGGTGGTCTCCTGCAGCTAACCGGAGAATCGTAACGTTTCTCGAGGCCGGTTTTGTGTTCTTGATCCCTGAGATTTTAGCCCTATCGCTCTTCTTTATTCCATGGATTCGCAACTTTCTCGAAAACACGAATTGGAGAATTCTTTACATGGTCACATGGTGGTTTCAGAGCCGAAGTTTTGTGGGTCGAGGGCTCCGTGAAGGTCTAGTAGACAACATCAAATACTCGCTTTTCTGGATCGTGGTTCTCGCCACCAAGTTTTGTTTCAGTTACTTCATGCAGATAAAACCGATGATCCGACCCACTAAAGATCTTTTAGATCTCCAAGATGTGACATACGAATGGCATGAGTTCTTCGGTAACAGCAACAGGTTTGCAGTCGGGCTTCTTTGGGCACCGGTTGTCTTGATTTACCTAATGGACTTACAGATTTGGTACTCGATTTATTCATCGATTGTCGGTATGGGGGTCGGTTTGTTTAACCATCTAGGCGAGATCAGAAACATGCAGCAATTACGATTAAGGTTTCAGTTTTTCGCTAGTGCAATGCAGTTTAATCTCATGCCTGAAGAACAAATGTTGAATCAAATTGGAACCTTCAAGAGTAAATTCAAAGATGCGATTCACAGAttgaaactgaggtacgggtttgGCAGACCGTTCAAGAAACTGGAGTCGAATCAAATCGAGGCTCAGAAATTCGCGTTGGTATGGAATGAAATTATTTTGACTTTTCGAGAAGAAGATATTGTTAGCGATCGGGAAGTTGAATTGCTTGAATTACCAGAAAATACTTGGAACGTTAGAGTGGTTCGGTGGCCGTGTTTGTTATTGTGTAACGAGTTGCTTCTTGCACTTGGCCAGGCTAAAGAACTAGTTGATGCGCCTGACAAATGGCTTTGGTATAAAATGGCTAAAAACGAGTATAGACGTTGTGCGGTTATAGAGGCTTACGAGAGCGTAAAACACCTACTGCTCACGATAGTAAAGCTCAACACTCCCGAACATTCCATCATCACCACTTTCTTTCAAGAAATCGATAATTCGATCGAGATAGAAAAGTTTACGAAGACTTTTAATATGCTAATGCTTCCAAAGCTTCATTCACAGCTCATCACACTTGTGGGTCTGTTAATAAAGCCCGAGAAAAACATTAACAAAGTGGTGAATACGTTGCAGGCGTTGTACGAGGTTGCCACACGGGATTTCTTTAAAGATAAACGAAACATGGATCAGTTAAAAGAAGACGGTTTAGCCCCTCAAAGGCCTGTTTCCGGTGGCGGGCTGCTTTTTGAAAACGTTGTTGAGTTACCCGGTTCGGAAAATGAGATTTTCTATAGACAAGCAAGACGGTTACACATGATTCTTACTTCTCATGACGCGATGAATAATGTTCCTGTGAATCTCGAGGCTAGACGAAGAATAGCTTTTTTTAGCAACTCGTTGTTTATGAACATGCCACACGCTCCACAAGTCGAAAAGATGATGGCGTTTAGTGTTTTAACACCTTACTACAATGAAGAAGTTGTGTACAACAAAGAACAGCTTAGAACCGAGAATGAAGACGGTGTTTCGACTCTTTATTATCTGCAGACGATTTATGCTGATGAATGGAAAAACTTTTTAGAACGAATGAAACGTGAAGGAATGAAGTCAGATGATGAATTGTGGACGATCAAACTTCGGGATCTTAGACTCTGGGCTTCGTATAGAGGTCAAACACTGGCCCGCACGGTTAGGGGAATGATGTATTATTACCGGGCTTTAAAAATGCTCGCTTTTCTTGATTCGGCTGCTGAGGTGGACATTCGTGAAGGGTCAGTGGAACTCCGGTCTATGAGACGTGGCGgcagtgatggtggtggtggtacaATGGCGGCACGGGGGATAAGTAGAGCCAATAGTACGGTTAGTACTTTGTTCAAAGGCCATGAATACGGAACTGCTTTGATGAAATATACGTACGTAGTTGCTTGTCAGATTTATGGGACTCAAAAGGTGAAAAAAGATCCGCATGCAGATGAGATTTTGTATTTAATGAAAAACAACGAAGCTCTTCGTGTTGCGTATGTTGATGAGGTGGTGGTGTCACAGAGCGTATCGGAGTATTACTCGGTTCTCGTGAAGtacgatcaagaattgggaaaagaAGTAGAGATTTATCGGGTCAAGTTGCCCGGCCCGTTAAAACTCGGAGAAGGAAAACCCGAGAATCAAAATCACGCCATGATTTTCACTCGTGGGGATGCGGTACAAACAATCGACATGAATCAAGACAATTATTTCGAAGAAGCACTCAAAATGAGGAACTTACTGGAGGAATATCGAAGTTATTATGGTATTCGTAAGCCAACTATTTTAGGTGTTCGGGAAAATATCTTCACGGGCTCAGTTTCTTCACTAGCTTGGTTTATGTCAGCCCAAGAAACAAGCTTTGTAACACTGGGTCAACGGGTTTTAGCCAACCCGTTAAAAATCCGGTTGCATTATGGCCACCCAGACGTATTTGACCGGTTCTGGTTCTTGACCCGTGGCGGGATTAGTAAAGCTTCGAGGTTAATCAACTTGAGTGAAGACATTTTTGCGGGTTTTAACTGCACTTTACGAGGCGGTAACGTGACTCACCATGAGTATATTCAAGTCGGGAAAGGAAGAGACGTGGGTTTAAATCAAGTATCGATGTTTGAAGCGAAAGTTGCAAGCGGAAATGGGGAGCAGGTTTTAAGCAGAGACGTATACCGTTTGGGGCACAGGCTCGATTTCTTCAGAATGCTTTCGTTTTACTACACGACTGTCGGGTTCTTTTTCAACACTCTGATGATTTCATTAACCGTTTACGTCTTTTTGTGGGGCCGACTGTATCTGGCATTAAGTGGGGTCGAGAGTTCCGTTGCAGAAAACGCTAATACAAACCGAGCATTGGGCACAATTCTAAACCAACAGTTCATCGTGCAACTCGGGCTTTTTACTGCGTTACCGATGATAGTCGAAAACTCTCTGGAGCTCGGGTTTCTCGCTGCCATTTGGGATTTCATCACAATGCAGCTACAGTTATCATCTGTTTTCTTCACTTTCTCATTGGGTACTCGAGCTCATTACTTCGGTCGAACGATTCTTCACGGCGGGGCAAAATACCGGGCCACAGGTCGAGGCTTTGTTGTCGAACACAAGAAGTTTGCCGAAAATTACCGACTTTACGCCAGGTCTCATTTCGTAAAGGCGATTGAACTGGGGCTGATACTCACAATTTACGCAGGCTACAGCCCCGTTGCTAAAGGAACATTTACTTACATCGCATTGACCATTTCAAGCTGGTTTCTCGTGTTTTCATGGATCATGGCACCGTTTGTGTTCAATCCTTCCGGGTTCGATTGGTTGAAAACCGTTTACGATTTTGAGGATTTCATGGACTGGATTTGGTTTCGAGGTGGCGTTTTCGCAAAGTCCGACGAGAGTTGGGAAGCATGGTGGTATGAAGAACAAGACCATTTACGAACAACCGGCATTTTCGGGAAAATATTTGAAATCATTTTGGATTTGCGGTTCTTCTTTTTCCAATACGGGATCGTTTACCAATTGGGTATTGCAGCTGGTAGCAAAAGTATCGTTGTCTACCTACTTTCTTGGATCTACATAATCGTTGCCCTTGTAATCTATTCGATTATCGCATACGCACGTGAAAATTACGCGGCTAAGGATCATATATACTACCGGCTCGTCCAGTTCCTCGTTATCATTCTCGGGTCGCTTATAATCGCTGCCATGATTCAGTTCACCGAATTCGAGTTTCTTGATCTGTTCACGAGTCTGCTGGCGTTTATTCCAACGGGCTGGGGTTTTCTGTTGATTGCACAAGTGTTCAGACCCGTTTTGAAGAATACATGGATCTGGGGTACGGTTGTTTCAGTGGCCCGATTGTATGACATCTTGTTTGGAGTGATTATTATGACTCCGGTGGCGTTTTTGTCATGGATGCCTGGTTTCCAATCTATGCAAACCCGAATTTTGTTCAATGACGCGTTTAGTAGGGGCTTGCAGATATTCAAGATCCTTTCTGGAAAGAAATCTAAAGTCGAAAAGCAGTATTGA